TCTTGGCTCACGAGACGCTCCCCGTTCCCCCTCTCGCATCCATAGGTGTTGTTCTGATTGGTTCCCAATTCACATCATCATTTTGGTCCATTTCGAACCAGATTCAACCATTTGGGAGAGCCGCACTCTGAGATTTCTATTCCACTGTTCCAGTTAAGCAACGCGCCAAGGAAAACAGGTTGGTTTACATTATTTCTAGACATTCCTAGTGATTCGCAAAACAAGTGCTATTCAATGAGTTTGGTTCTTAACTAAGTAGCGGAAGATTTGAAgaaactagtttttttttataaaaaaaaaaacacgtgtatCAAAACCAATAGATTTTGTTGGAAAAAATGTCgtacattttaaattaaataaagcaTGCGTTGGAGAATTTAATTTGCCGAAAataattatataaatatatcggATGGATGTACCTTTGGAGAAAATATTGGAAATTATTACCACAAGAAAAAACTGCAATTTGATGGTACATGCCACAGAATACCAGCCACTAGTAAACGTGAAGATTTTTATGCTGCTGTTAAAGGCCATTATATTTGGTGAGTCCCATTGTAAACATGTTTAAATAGAGACAAAGCCATACATCGTGGTTTGATATTCGGTTTGCCCTATGTCCCACCAGTGGCCCACCGAATAAACTCTTTATCCATTGTAACATGTTATGCGACAGCAGCCACTATTACTAGTCATTAATAGCGAGCGCTGTTATATGTATGTCAACGCAGCTTATTTTTCAGCCCatgttgtttttatatttttcgctcCATAGATATTTCGCTTCATAACTTCCATTTCAGTATTACATTTGTTCCATTCCAATATCCCTCTGAGAGCCGCTCCCAAAGATCTCCACTATACAAACAATACGGAGTAGCCTCTACCAAAGGTCCCACCCACTTGGCAGCGCAACTCCAAGTTTCACCAACAACATTGGCTCCACATGTTGGGGTCTCAGTCACATTCTCTTAGTTTCTCCCAGTTTTAGATCGAAAATTACTcgtattttttttatcactcATTGTTTATCACCTAGCTGGTTTTGTTGAGTCAGCTAGTGCTGGCATTCGCGCATTGGTGTACAATTTGGAGTACGAGGCTTACCTCTCGTTTGGTTAATAATATCACAAATGGCttctttttaatatattttaacaTATATTCCATATTTAAAAGGAGAACAAGGTGGTTATAGCTCGTTACTGATGTAAGAGCAGATGcagttttgtttatatttttaaataattgttgtaCTTGTTATGTACATTCCGTACCCACGCGTACACTTTTAACAACCGTTGTAGAAAGTTCCATCACTGGTGCATTATCATTATTAAGCCGGGAGATTTGCTCTCTCCACCTCTTGAGTGTTTTTGCTGTGTCCACTACTGCGCTCGAAGGCTCTCTTCTCTCTTACCGAGGTGCTTCCAAAACACTTCCATGTATTTGGAAATCTAAGGTTCAATGAACTTTGATAGAACACATCAGTGAACAGCTGTTTCGTGACGTCACTGATGTGTGAATGCATTGGCCTCCGTATTGATACATCTTATGGATAGTTTTCTGGTTATTGCTGGTTTGCAAGTTTCTTTATTATTATCTGTGCTTACTAACAGAGTATAAGTTGATGGACTTCTGTGTATATGGTTCTAGAATTGCATGAGTACCCTTTTATGCCTATCCATATCTGCCAACTACATGTTGCATGTAGCACCATAGATTCAGAAGGGAATATGGTGTACTCTTACATGTTTAACTGACATTTCTTTTCCATATTGTGCTCTATAATAGGAAAATTCCTTTTGCTTTTGTGTATCGTCTCCCTGATTTTCTATATCTGGAGATTACTGgttgattttggtttgttttcatcttttctttgaaattattttcgtttttccccaATTTCCTGTCGAATTGCGGACGTTTTTCCACGATGTCTTTGGAAAAGTTTATCCGTCTTTCGGACATGTTGATCGAATTTGAGGCCAATTTAAATGATAAACAGAACCCATTGTCATCGAGTTTTGTTATAGAAACTCACAAGGAAGAGGTAAGGGATATATGGGATCGACTTAAGCCTGCCTACGAGCAGTGTCTTTCCGACATCGAGCAGGAATCGCCAGATGAGGAGGATAATAAGGGAGATGATGAAAGGGCTTCGGTACTAGAGACTGTGAAGTCCAAGTTCAAGAGCGCGTTTGCTACTTATTGCCGATGCGTGGAGCAGTTAGGGGAAATGCTGCAAAAGTTGCCTGTGCCAACGGCTCCATCCGTTCCGAGCCAGCCTCAGGGCTTTAAGCTGCCACCCTGTGAAATCCCGGTTTTCAGTGGGGACTACCGCTCTTGGCCCACATTTCGGGATATGTTTACAGCGGTGTGCATAGAAAATCCTCGACTTAGTTCCGTTGAAAAATTGTTCCATTTGAACCAAAGGACTAAGGGTGAACCGAATGACATTGTTGGGAAAGTTCCATTGACCAACGAAAACTTCATTGTGGCATGGAAGAGCCTTTGTTCACGTTACGAGAACAAGAAGGTCTTAGTGAATAATCAATTGAAGTCTTTGTTCGCCATTGCCTCCACTCAATCCGAATCAGCTCAGTCACTTAAGACACTCCAGAGGGATATAAATGCATGCATTTCCATGCTTAAACTTTACGGAATTGACGTCGAAAGttgggacccaatttttatattcatttgCTCTAGTCGTCTGCCTGATACCACATTGACTCTATGGGAGCAGACACTAGACGACAAGACGGTCATTCCAAAATGGTGTTCACTAGATGCTTTCCTAACGAACCGTCACAGAACCTTAGAATCCGTCTCCGAGATGCGCAGGACGGACCCTGCGCCCGATTCTTCTGCCGAGAAGACAAACCCCAGATCTGGGAATAAAGGTCTTAAAGCATTTCAAACTAGGGTGACAGATTCCAAGTGTCGACTATGCCCAGAGGTCCATGTGATCCGCAAATGTCCCAAGTTTTTGACCATGACCCCGCAACAGAGATTGACGGAGATCAAGAGATTCGACTTATGCCTTAACTGTTTTTCGAAGGTGCATAGTGTGAGAAATTGTACCAGCAAGTTCTCTTGTTTCCAATGTTCCAAACGACATAATACCCTACTCCATCGGGAACAGGTTCCCCAGAGCCAACCCAGCCCAAATTCCAATTCTTCCATAAGCTGTACGCCCTCGCCCTCGCATTCTACCCCCTCCTCTATTGCCATACAGTCCACTAGTTCAGAGGGTGAAATAGTACAGTCTTGTTTTGCTGCCCAGTCCAAGGGAGTTTTATTAGGCACTGCTTTAGTGAAAATACGCCACAATGGGTTAGCATATCTGGCTAGAGCGTTGGTGGATTCTGGTTCGGAGGGAACATTTATCTCCGAAAAACTGTTTAACACGCTTAGGCTTCCATTTAAGCGGACTGCTGCCTGTATTTATGGTTTGAATAATTCTACTTCGGCTTCCGTCCAGAAGGAATGCTCCTTCCTCCTAGCTTCGCATAGTGATGATGATTTCGAAGTTTCGGTTAGTGCCCTTGTAGTTCCACATCTCTCTGGAAGCCTTCCATCAAGAACCATTGGTATGAACTTGCTTGCCGACATTCCAAGTATTCCGTTGGCCGATCCCCGGTTTTATGAGAAAGCGACGATTGATCTTTTGATAGGAGCGGATTTGCTTCCTATGATTATGCGATCGGGTATTAAGAGAGAAATCTGTGGATCACTACTGGCACAGGAAACTGTTTTCGGTTGGATCCTTACAGGTCCTATTCCATGTGAGAGGAATACTTCATGTTCCAGGGTTGTATCCTATTTCTGTGAGTTATCCCTCGATGCTGCTATTTCTCGTTTCTGGGAGGTGGATGACCTTCCCAGGAAAACGTTCCTTTCCGCGTCTGATAGGTTTTGTGAGGAACTATATTCCGCCACCACCACAAGGGATAAGAATGGCAGATATATTGTATCCCTCCCGTTCAAGGAGGATTTTCTGGCGGGTAGTGATATCGGCCATTCCAGAAATGCAGCTTTGGTACAGTTCTTTCGAAATGAGGCACGTCTTCTTCGAACGCCGCAGTTCAAGGACGAATATGACAAGGTACTTACGGAGTACGAATCCTTAGGTCATATGACGAAAGTTTCCGATCCGATAAGTCCCGGTCTTTCATCACATTACTACCTTCCACACCATGCGGTGGTGAAACCGGACAGCACGACCACGAAGGTGCGGGTTGTTTTTAATGCTTCCTCTCGCGCTTCCAACGGGAAGAGTCTCAACGACGTTTTACATACCGGTCCTGTGTTGCAACAGGATCTTGTAGTACTTATTTTGAACTGGAGATTGTTTCGTTACGTATTCAATGGGGACATTACCAAGATGTACCGACAAATCTTGGTAAATCCTGAATATAGGGCATTTCAGCGCATTCTCTTTCGACAGGATCCAAACGGAAAAGTTCAAGACTACGAACTAAGTACGGTTACTTTTGGAGTAAATTGTGCTCCTTTCCTGGCCATTCGGACCCTCCTGCAATTGGCCGATGATGTTCGGGGGACGTATCCGCTGGCTTACGAGATTCTTCGGAACTCAATGTATGTGGATGACGCCTTGGTGGGCGCACATTCTATACCAGCTGCAATTGATGCTAGGGGGCAGTTAATTCAGGCACTGGGTTCCGCCGGTTTTGCGATGCGAAAATGGACATCGAATTCCAAAGAGATTCTCTCTGGCGTTCCAACGGA
This Stomoxys calcitrans unplaced genomic scaffold, idStoCalc2.1 SCAFFOLD_154, whole genome shotgun sequence DNA region includes the following protein-coding sequences:
- the LOC131998439 gene encoding uncharacterized protein LOC131998439 yields the protein MSLEKFIRLSDMLIEFEANLNDKQNPLSSSFVIETHKEEVRDIWDRLKPAYEQCLSDIEQESPDEEDNKGDDERASVLETVKSKFKSAFATYCRCVEQLGEMLQKLPVPTAPSVPSQPQGFKLPPCEIPVFSGDYRSWPTFRDMFTAVCIENPRLSSVEKLFHLNQRTKGEPNDIVGKVPLTNENFIVAWKSLCSRYENKKVLVNNQLKSLFAIASTQSESAQSLKTLQRDINACISMLKLYGIDVESWDPIFIFICSSRLPDTTLTLWEQTLDDKTVIPKWCSLDAFLTNRHRTLESVSEMRRTDPAPDSSAEKTNPRSGNKGLKAFQTRVTDSKCRLCPEVHVIRKCPKFLTMTPQQRLTEIKRFDLCLNCFSKVHSVRNCTSKFSCFQCSKRHNTLLHREQVPQSQPSPNSNSSISCTPSPSHSTPSSIAIQSTSSEGEIVQSCFAAQSKGVLLGTALVKIRHNGLAYLARALVDSGSEGTFISEKLFNTLRLPFKRTAACIYGLNNSTSASVQKECSFLLASHSDDDFEVSVSALVVPHLSGSLPSRTIGMNLLADIPSIPLADPRFYEKATIDLLIGADLLPMIMRSGIKREICGSLLAQETVFGWILTGPIPCERNTSCSRVVSYFCELSLDAAISRFWEVDDLPRKTFLSASDRFCEELYSATTTRDKNGRYIVSLPFKEDFLAGSDIGHSRNAALVQFFRNEARLLRTPQFKDEYDKVLTEYESLGHMTKVSDPISPGLSSHYYLPHHAVVKPDSTTTKVRVVFNASSRASNGKSLNDVLHTGPVLQQDLVVLILNWRLFRYVFNGDITKMYRQILVNPEYRAFQRILFRQDPNGKVQDYELSTVTFGVNCAPFLAIRTLLQLADDVRGTYPLAYEILRNSMYVDDALVGAHSIPAAIDARGQLIQALGSAGFAMRKWTSNSKEILSGVPTEQLLFEDFLEFDDRSTAKTLGIRWNASSDSFFFTALPFPGHCSYTKREVLSQISRLFDPAG